In Papaver somniferum cultivar HN1 chromosome 1, ASM357369v1, whole genome shotgun sequence, a genomic segment contains:
- the LOC113316408 gene encoding uncharacterized protein LOC113316408, with translation MENYQNPSEEYENESSEEISSYNYSEFASAAAADPWVLKKKKKNQVFLEGCYIDEEDSSERGGLVSRTMSLTDEDLDELKGCVDLGFGFSYEEIPELCNTLPALELCYSMSQRFMDEHSKGNDNGGGSVTGSPARTSSMNGSESSYSPSVTSAPVANWKISSPGDHPEEVKARLKFWAQAVACTVKLCS, from the exons atggagaattaccaaaaccctagtgaagaATATGAGAATgaatcatcagaagaaatcaGCAGCTATAATTACTCAGAATtcgcttctgctgctgctgctgatccatgggtattaaaaaagaagaagaagaatcaagtgTTCCTTGAAGGTTGTTATATAGATGAAGAAGATTCATCAGAACGCGGTGGATTAGTTTCAAGGACAATGAGTTTGACTGATGAAGATTTAGATGAATTGAAAGGATGTGTAGATCTTGGATTTGGTTTTAGTTATGAAGAGATTCCTGAACTTTGTAATACTTTACCTGCTTTGGAGCTTTGTTATTCAATGAGTCAGAGATTTATGGATGAACATAGTAAGGGGAATGATAATGGTGGCGGTTCTGTTACTGGGTCTCCGGCTAGAACTAGTTCTATGAATGGCTCTGAATCATCTTATTCTCCTTCTGTTACTTCTGCTCCTGTTGCTAATTGGAAGATTTCTAGTCCTG GGGATCATCCAGAGGAAGTAAAAGCAAGGCTAAAATTTTGGGCGCAAGCTGTGGCATGTACTGTCAAATTATGCAGCTAA